TTCCTTTAACATAAAAAGCAATATCACCCACTTTAACCTGACTTCCATCTTGGATAAATACCTCACAGGTCAACGTATCGTCAATATAAGCTATAATCGCCTGTGCTACTTCAATCCCGGCCAAAACACCATTATCCTTCACAATCAATTTGGCTTCACCTTGTGCTCCAGTTTCAATCGTAGAAAGTGAGGTATGATCGCCATCACCCAAATCTTCTGCGACAGCCTGTTTTACAAAATGGGCCAAATATTCCTTGATTTCCTTCTCCATAATACTATTTATTGGGCTAAGATGTGGAATAATTCTTTAATCGAAAAATAGATTTATAAAAAAATTAGGACCAGGTTTAATTTTTGTCGATTCTTAGCTCTTCAATCGAATGGTTATTATTTCCTACGCCGATCTTAATAAAGACACGGTAGTTGGCTTGTTCCGTTGATAATGTAAATGTAAAATATTGATAGCCATTGTTGGCATTGCTGGCTTGCGTTAATTTTACAGTTTTGGGTTTGTGCTGATTGAAAAATGTACCCAACATGATTTCAGACTGATATTTTGTATAAACCCCATTCTCCCCCAAAATAGACAAGGTTAAGTTTGAACCAAAATACTTGGCCATATTTTTTGCATTGCCTTCTTTCAAATATGATTTCAGTTCCTCCGAAATACTTCCTAAAGAATCATCATCGCCTGGTAAAACGACCTTTACCTCCCTATTCACTTCTCTTAAATAATGACCCAAGGCCGCAGTGTGTACAAAAAGACTAGTAATAAGTATAAATGCGCAATAGCTTAAAAATTTCATATAGCTCAACATATTATAGAACAGCTTCTATCATCCATATCAATCATTAGGTAGCTCCGGTTTTTACCGAACATAAACTATGCCACAAACCTATAAAATTATTGGGGATTAACAAGGGAACTTTTTAAGATGCGTTGATAGATTCTAAAATTAAGATTATCTTTGTTATACGATGAATAAGAAAAAAGTTGCACTCATGATCCTAGACGGACTAGGATATGGAAAACATGATAAATCAAATGCAGTTGAAGCTGCAAACACCCCATTTTTAGATCATTTATTAGAAGCTTATCCAAATTCGAGCTTAGAGGCTTCTGGTGAAGCTGTTGGATTACCTGCGGGGCAAATGGGAAACTCGGAGGTTGGTCACATGAATCTTGGCGCCGGAAGAATCGTCTACCAAGAATTGGGACGTATTCACAAAGCTGTCAATGACGGCGTATTCAATTCGGATCCGATCATTCAAGATGCCTTTAAATATGCATTGGAAAATAACAAAAAGGTACATCTTATCGGATTACTTTCCGATGGTGGTGTACACGCTCATACAAAGCATTTAAAAGGCTTATGTGATGCTGCAAAACAGG
The Sphingobacterium multivorum genome window above contains:
- a CDS encoding DUF4783 domain-containing protein gives rise to the protein MKFLSYCAFILITSLFVHTAALGHYLREVNREVKVVLPGDDDSLGSISEELKSYLKEGNAKNMAKYFGSNLTLSILGENGVYTKYQSEIMLGTFFNQHKPKTVKLTQASNANNGYQYFTFTLSTEQANYRVFIKIGVGNNNHSIEELRIDKN